GCGTGATGCTCACAAGTTCCTACATGATCACGATCATATTTTCCCATTAGATCTGCCATCAAGAAACAATTGTCAAGTGGGTGGTGTTGTTTCTACCAATGCAGGTGGGTTGAATTTATTGAGATATGGGTCTCTACATGGTAATGTCCTAGGTTTAGAAGTCGTCCTACCAAACGGTGAAGTTATCAGTAACATTAATGCCTTAAGAAAGGATAACACTGGTTatgatttgaaacaattgttTATCGGTGCTGAAGGTACCATTGGGGTTATCACTGGTGTCTCTATTTTAGCTGCCGCTAAGCCAAAGGCTTTGAATGCCATATTTATTGGTATTGACAGTTTTGATACTGTTCAAAACTTATTCTTGAAAGCCAAGAACGAATTATCTGAAATTTTGTCGGCTTTTGAATTTATGGATCGTGGTTCCATTGAATGTAccattgaatatttgaaagatatgCCTTTCCCATTAAAAAATCAACATAACTTTTATGTTCTTATTGAAACTTCTGGTTCCATGAAGAAGcatgatgatgaaaaattagaagCTTTCTTATCAAGTGCATTGGAGACTAAATTAATAAGTGAAGGTAACTTGGccaaaaatgaagaagaatacaaTGCATTGTGGACTTGGAGAAAATCTGTACCACCTGCTTGTAATTCTTATGGTGGTATGTACAAATATGATATGTCATTGGAATTGAAGGATCTATATTCTGTCTCTGAAGCTGTCACAAAGAGGTTGAATGCAGCAGGGTTGATTGGTGATGCACCAAAACCTGTAGTTAAATCCGTCGGGTACGGTCATGTTGGTGATGGtaatattcatttgaatattgcTGTTAGAGAATTTacaaaggaaattgaaaatctACTTGAACCATTTGTTTACGAGTATATTGCTTCCAAAAGAGGTTCTATTAGTGCCGAACATGGTGTTGGTTTCCACAAGAAGGGTCATTTACACTACTCTAGAAGTGACATAGAAATCAGATTCATGAAAGATATTAGAAAGCATTACGATCCAAATGGAATCTTAAACCCATACAAATACGTTTGAACGCCCTTTACTTTTACGTTTGTAACCTACTAAGATATGATAgacaaatatataaagaaCTTGATAGTTTGAAAGATATAGAATTTATATGTGAACCAGAATATAATGATGATTCTTGATCAGGATTTTATGCGACGCGTGCTTTTACAATAAGTTTGTTTGAACACGAAATCTTGCAAAACAAAACACACGTAGAATaaacaattatttcaaGGAACGTTTGATGGTATTGAGTTCTAAATTTTTACTGAAGTAGTGATACAATGTTACAATCAGTCCAACACTTCTTTACTGAATTCTTTAATAGAAGTCCTAAAAACATCGACAACTGTGGTCgaaggaaaaaatattataatggACTAAAAGGCATGAGAAGGAAAGAGCGTGGGAGATCATTGAAAAGACGGTCTGATAGTGTATTACACAGAGAGTTGTATCCTTCTCTAAGCTCCGAGAATAAACACTTCAAAACGGTATCAGACCCTAAACCAAGTCGGCAATTGAAAACTAGACGAAATAGGATTGAAAAAACATATAATAATTATCCTAAAGTAAAGACAGTGAAAGATTCATTACTGAGATCGTTATTAAGTCGTTTGGGCACActtttttccaataatgaGTACTCTATGGAAAGAATGCAAAAGACCTGTAACAATATAAGCGCTATTGTGCAACCGAATCCTTTGAAGAGTGGTGAAGAGCAAGAAATATTGGTGAGAAGGATTACAGCAAGTAAGgcttttcaaaaaaaattaaaagatatCCAATATGATAAACAAATGTTAACTCAACTAAAAAGTAGAGTGCCGGacaaaaatatatcatATCGTTCtcaactttcttcaaacaaTATCACTGAAGATAAAATACGACTTCTGTCAATAAAGAATCGAGAACTGGAAACAGAACTGAATAAAACAAAGGATCTACTACAACTAACAAAGAAGGATCTCAAATTTGCTAAAGACAAAAATGATCTCCTTCAGTCATTATTGCGAGATGAAAAAACTGATGAAAAGTTTCTCCAATATAAAGCTCATGTTCTTAATTCATCAACCGGAAACCCGGGTAGAAACGATGGCTATTTAGCTTCAAGCCCATCATCTCAAGAAAATAGGGACAATGACTTTGGTACACCCAACTACTACAATAGATATCCAAAGATTCCCAGTACAgaagttttgaaaaaaaatcacGGTCGCCATGACCATCATAATAATTCCCTCTCCCCCATAAGGATTGATTTTACAAAGTATTCTTCCtaaataagaaaatatagTTTTCCATTTCTCATGTTTAATTTTTGAGCtatgtaataataatggacTTTAATTAATGctaatttgaataatttaatgCAATTTGGCGAGTATTTTAACCTTCGGATTTATAACTCATAAATAtgatttcttgttgttttcTGAGTCTGTAACCTTGGCACTCAGTATTTCCACTTTTATTGTGGCAGTATTCTCTCCTAAGATAAATATATCCGCGTCAGGATTTGATTTTAACAATAAATGTCTATAATAAGTCGATTCTTTTGATTCTGAATTTAATATATGAGCTTTTCCTCTAATGGTGGCACTGATTTGATTCAATTCGTCCTGATTTAACTCctctaataaattatttagtCTTTCCACATGAGTGTCTGAATCAGTAGATATGTCTGTTTTCCttattgataaattgtttGCAGTTATCCAATCATGAAATAAAAGAGCAATAGTTGGATTTgccaaaatattatcatatttttcactaTCTTCAGATGTGGCAAAGATAATGTAGTCTCTCTTATCCACATTCGGTCTAAAGGAGTCCTTTTTAGGAACATATATATAGTTCATTAACGCTATAGAAGGAATAGCAGCATTGGAGCACGTCGCAACATGGACATATTTTGATGTTTTAATGAGATCTGTCAACTCTGCTGGAAATCTGGGACTACTCATTTTTTTGTGGGTTGTGGGTAGGTTCTATTACACTATTGAGCCGATATGTCGAGGCTGCTATCCTCTTACGCAATCATTAAATCCAGTATTTTGCAGGTTGCAAATTCTACGTTTAAATGAGAACTAAggaatttttatttatattgcGCTTTCATAGAAAAGCATGCGATATTGACAAAGCTGAGttatacattttttttgttacATACGGGGTAGTTTGAATAATTAGTATCCAGTTTAGAATATTCCTGGATATTGTCTTCTTAGgttatttgaataataataatataataaaagtTCCACAACATGGGCTAATTAACCTCTGTTGTTGCTGTCGTACTCTCGTTTTTATTTGGCAATTCCTCCTTAAGTTTTgcatctttaatttctcgTATCAGTTCTGACCAACTTAATAGAATATCCTTGCAAATTGGATGGAATTCTTCGAGATCGTTTGTATTTGTGATGACTTTCAATAGTTTATGTAATTTACTTTGTTTCAATGCTGCCAAGTCGAAAAATGGCGGATCTCCTCCAGtattttcatatattttattcagCAATTTATGAGATTCCTGGAGTTCACCATGAGTTGGAGGAGTGTTCCTTTGGATTAGATTCTTTTGCAATCTACGACGAAATAATTGagcaatttcaattctccGAGATCTGTCCAGCCTGGAATGCGATCTATTGGAACTTTTAATGTTATAGTGAATATGAGGCTCTCGTTCATTGACCGCATCATACCCCTCATTATGTTCAAACTCTTTATCTGATTCTTCTTTCCCGTCACTGTCAAATGCAATGACTTTCAGACCATTTTTAGTTTTCGCTGGCGATGAAGTACTTTTCTTACCGTTCTTATTATTTGCAGTTGTGTCTTTAACATTTCTTGGATCATCTTTCTTGCCCAAGAATGGATCTTCACCCGACTCTACTTCACCATTTTCGTTCTCctcattattcaaatcatcaattcTGTCTTCAGAATTAAACCTACTTTTAATGaaccttttcaaattcgAATATTTTTGAGCTTGTCTATATGCTTCAATCAAATCCTTTTGCGTAGTCGTCTTGTAATCATgctttaaaaaatatgatatCATAGTTCTCTCTAAAGGCCTTAATCTATGAGGTTGTTCCCAATAATAGGTAGGatcattaaagaaacataCGGCCACACAGTTTTGTTTCCTCTTACGATACACATCCTTTCGAAGTAACCTTTGTGGAAACACAACAGCCGGCCATGGTGGAAAAGAACCCACCTTACAAAGCACTAGGTCGCCCGTTTTCACATCTGTTGTCGTCATAACGATAATGATCTTTCGATGGTATTTCGGTAGAGTTGACTAAGTGGTTCAGTAATACCAATGGAGTATTAACCTcgaaaaaataaataatgaactCCTTGAGGAGGTTATCTTTCTAGTGATAtttagaaaaaaatttcGGGTAACAATATCACAACAAAGTTATAAACATGCACTACGTATGCACCTTATTCAAATTAGTATGTACTAcctatataataataatcctGGTCATGAATCCTTTAGGAAGATATCTATATAACATTAAGAATCctgaatataatgaaaaatgacAGTTTTATTGTATATTTTGTTTAGTAACGCAATGAATGGATATATTACTTTCTTTGACAGTCTGTGTGTATATGGTGTCTTCCTTTGGAAATGTGGAAGATGTGAAAAGGTTTCAAAAGAAATGGTGAGTTTAAAGCTGAGTTTGATCCAAAGTCTGGTGCAAATATGCCAGCCGACATAccaataaatcaatatcaacGCAATTCAATGGAAGGTTTCTTCCTTCCTACATATAATTGGAAACCACAGAATACGAAGAAGCATAGGTATACCAGTGCAGCTAAGTATACCGTGTGAGCAACAGCTGGTCCATCTTCTGGATCATTAATAGAACCGACAAACGATTCGTGATTAGTGTTGAAAAGATGAGCTATAACGGATAAAATTATCACGCCAAATGCTGATAGAATAGTACAGAACCATGCTTTTCCTGcctgaattgaaaaagtaATGAAGTTAAAGAACATCAATGTTCGCCATAAAGTTAATGTTAGTAAAAAAAGCAAAGgtcaaaacaaaaataacACCATAAAAAGAACACAAATTGCAAAGAAACATACTGACACGACTGGCTTCATCTTTGCTTTGGGCTTCTTCTCCTTTTATGAAGTATGCTTCTTGCAATGAAACAACCATTTCTTATTGTCCTCCATTTTTCGTTTTGACAACTATGCAACCTTTTATCACATGATCAGGATAGTTGAATGGGACATTCTAACTTaccaaaaaaaaacataAGAAGTCGATCTCTTGGCCCAGTTGGTTAAGGCACGGTGCTAATAACGCCGGGATCAGCGGTTCGATCCCGCTAGagatcattttttttacaATACTAACCTTTCTAAAAATGGTTGTTCACCCTAACCATTCAAAATAAGTTTGTTTTGATCTGTTAAAAGGGTTCACATTTGGTTAACAATGGTTCTTAGTTACAGAGGACGGACCAGGAGACAATGTAACCGTTGAAGATTGactattttctttttgttgCCTTCGAATAGAGCAATAATGATGCGAATGTTCTGGTATTTACTGAGATGCTGTAATTATACTGTTGGTATTATATAGACATAGACAGAAAGAATTGTTGATTTTGTCTCTCTTGAAGCAGTCTTTAGTTCCGCTTCCGGGTTATAGTTAGATTGTTCAATTACAAACGATAGAACTTGGGCCACTGGTATCCCTGCAGGAAGACTCTTTATCGGACATACTCCTTAAAAAGACAAGTGTTACCTTCAACAACCGCATAAGGTGTTTCTTTTCTACTGTCTTGAACACACACGATTTACATGAACGGCGTAATGACGGCGTCCATGATTACATGCTCGAAGCAGTGATGACTTGGACATAGACACTTCCAATCTAAAGGTTTAAACACTTTCATATGAATTTAGCCTGAAAATTAATGTGTCACATCAGTCCTCTTTAATATATCTTTAACATTGCCTTCCATGTCGggaaattcttcaataatcttttcagcTAATGAATCTCTCAACTGTTTCAAACCATGCATTTTTGCCCTTTGATATTGGTTTGACCTCCTTATTGCCTCTACGAATTCTCTAGTGTATATATCTGGATTTCTACCATCTTCAATGTATTGAACTACTTCAAACGGAACattgatattatttaattgagATCTTGGATCATTACTTCTTTGATTTAATTTGGCCAATCTATCCACATTTCGTTTCAAATTGGTCACCATACCTTGGGTTCCCTCAGGTGTCCCTGGGAAATCGTAGACAGAAACACCAAGCTCGATAAACGATTCAATGATTGCTCCGACCTGTTTTTCGGAGgcttccaattcttcttggagAGAGCCTGTCTTAGGTTCTATTTTATCAGCCATTGTGCGTATGGTTCGTTATTGACGGTATTCGTATGGATAGCAATGATTGGGATAATATTCTCAAGTTGATCGATCATTCTGATATTGTCAAGTtacaataaaaaaaaatatgctGGCTTACGTAAACAAGATCTCACTACCATGCCAAACTGAAAGATATATTAACTGAAAAATACATTTATAGTAATCATTATACAGGgataaaattttgaattaagTTACAGAGATATATAATAGAGAGGGTGCAGGGTACAGTGTGATAGTTCACAGCTTATAATAAAACAcacttcatcttcttcttctttttcttgtcagaagaattcttcttggattttCCATTATTCTTTGACTTACCCATAAACGAAGCCCTTGTGGCAGCTTCAAAGACTTCTCTCACACCAAGACCAGTTTTGGCTGAACATTCATAATAGCCGGTGGCTCCAATTTGTTCAGCAACAGATTGACCTTCGGCGGTACTTACTGGTTGTTGTTCATCTGCTCTTAAAGCTTCGATGGCTTGTGGATCATTTCTTAAATCAACTTTACAACCAACAAGAATAATAGGAACACCTTGACAGAAATGGAGCACTTCAGCAATCCATTTTTCTTGCACATTCTCTAAAGAATCAGGTAGATCGATGGAGAAACAGATTAGGACAACATTAGAATCTGGGTATGATAATGGTCTTAATCTATCATAATCTTCTTGGCCAGCGGTATCCCATAATGCTAATTCGACACGACGTCCGTCTACTTCGACATCAGCAACGTAATTTTCAAACACTGTTGGAACGTATACTTCTGGGAACTGACCCTTGGAAAATACAATTAATAGACAGGTCTTACCACACGCACCATCACCTACGATGACtaattttcttctaataCTAGCACCTGCTTGTTGTGACATTTTTCAGTTGTATAATATTATGATCCAAATGCTAAATTCGatacaaaagaaattgctgaatattaaatcaaacTGGTGAAAATAAGCTGCAGCTAATTTTTTATCACAGAAAGATTGGACTTGATTGTTTTGTTTGGTCTGCCTGCATCCAATGTTTATATGTTTCGAAAAAGTTGATCTCagtttttatttcaaattgaaattttgtttcAGAGGGGCGAAGCTGCAAAAATGCCTGGCGGGTAACCAAATCTATATTTAGACAATAGTAAAGCACATATACAAATTAACTGTCCTTAAAATGTAGTCAATATATACGTAT
The sequence above is a segment of the Naumovozyma castellii chromosome 8, complete genome genome. Coding sequences within it:
- the NCAS0H00220 gene encoding Rho family protein (ancestral locus Anc_7.520), translated to MSQQAGASIRRKLVIVGDGACGKTCLLIVFSKGQFPEVYVPTVFENYVADVEVDGRRVELALWDTAGQEDYDRLRPLSYPDSNVVLICFSIDLPDSLENVQEKWIAEVLHFCQGVPIILVGCKVDLRNDPQAIEALRADEQQPVSTAEGQSVAEQIGATGYYECSAKTGLGVREVFEAATRASFMGKSKNNGKSKKNSSDKKKKKKMKCVLL
- the NBP1 gene encoding Nbp1p (ancestral locus Anc_7.531); translation: MLQSVQHFFTEFFNRSPKNIDNCGRRKKYYNGLKGMRRKERGRSLKRRSDSVLHRELYPSLSSENKHFKTVSDPKPSRQLKTRRNRIEKTYNNYPKVKTVKDSLLRSLLSRLGTLFSNNEYSMERMQKTCNNISAIVQPNPLKSGEEQEILVRRITASKAFQKKLKDIQYDKQMLTQLKSRVPDKNISYRSQLSSNNITEDKIRLLSIKNRELETELNKTKDLLQLTKKDLKFAKDKNDLLQSLLRDEKTDEKFLQYKAHVLNSSTGNPGRNDGYLASSPSSQENRDNDFGTPNYYNRYPKIPSTEVLKKNHGRHDHHNNSLSPIRIDFTKYSS
- the PDP3 gene encoding Pdp3p (ancestral locus Anc_7.528) translates to MTTTDVKTGDLVLCKVGSFPPWPAVVFPQRLLRKDVYRKRKQNCVAVCFFNDPTYYWEQPHRLRPLERTMISYFLKHDYKTTTQKDLIEAYRQAQKYSNLKRFIKSRFNSEDRIDDLNNEENENGEVESGEDPFLGKKDDPRNVKDTTANNKNGKKSTSSPAKTKNGLKVIAFDSDGKEESDKEFEHNEGYDAVNEREPHIHYNIKSSNRSHSRLDRSRRIEIAQLFRRRLQKNLIQRNTPPTHGELQESHKLLNKIYENTGGDPPFFDLAALKQSKLHKLLKVITNTNDLEEFHPICKDILLSWSELIREIKDAKLKEELPNKNESTTATTEVN
- the NUT2 gene encoding mediator complex subunit NUT2 (ancestral locus Anc_7.524) → MADKIEPKTGSLQEELEASEKQVGAIIESFIELGVSVYDFPGTPEGTQGMVTNLKRNVDRLAKLNQRSNDPRSQLNNINVPFEVVQYIEDGRNPDIYTREFVEAIRRSNQYQRAKMHGLKQLRDSLAEKIIEEFPDMEGNVKDILKRTDVTH
- the NCAS0H00200 gene encoding uncharacterized protein (ancestral locus Anc_7.526) gives rise to the protein MKPVVSAGKAWFCTILSAFGVIILSVIAHLFNTNHESFVGSINDPEDGPAVAHTVYLAALVYLCFFVFCGFQLYVGRKKPSIELR
- the NCAS0H00180 gene encoding pyridoxamine 5'-phosphate oxidase family protein (ancestral locus Anc_7.529); translated protein: MSSPRFPAELTDLIKTSKYVHVATCSNAAIPSIALMNYIYVPKKDSFRPNVDKRDYIIFATSEDSEKYDNILANPTIALLFHDWITANNLSIRKTDISTDSDTHVERLNNLLEELNQDELNQISATIRGKAHILNSESKESTYYRHLLLKSNPDADIFILGENTATIKVEILSAKVTDSENNKKSYL
- the DLD3 gene encoding D-lactate dehydrogenase, whose protein sequence is MTKVLPTAQLTAEAYPKVKRNPDFKILDADDLKFFQTFLDNDELIHSSIAEETASFNQDWMKKYRGQSNLILLPKSTEKVSQILKYCNENKLAVVPQGGNTDLVGASVPVFDEIILSLRNMNKIRDFNHVSGTFKCDAGVVMRDAHKFLHDHDHIFPLDLPSRNNCQVGGVVSTNAGGLNLLRYGSLHGNVLGLEVVLPNGEVISNINALRKDNTGYDLKQLFIGAEGTIGVITGVSILAAAKPKALNAIFIGIDSFDTVQNLFLKAKNELSEILSAFEFMDRGSIECTIEYLKDMPFPLKNQHNFYVLIETSGSMKKHDDEKLEAFLSSALETKLISEGNLAKNEEEYNALWTWRKSVPPACNSYGGMYKYDMSLELKDLYSVSEAVTKRLNAAGLIGDAPKPVVKSVGYGHVGDGNIHLNIAVREFTKEIENLLEPFVYEYIASKRGSISAEHGVGFHKKGHLHYSRSDIEIRFMKDIRKHYDPNGILNPYKYV